In the genome of Flexistipes sinusarabici DSM 4947, one region contains:
- a CDS encoding nucleoside recognition domain-containing protein translates to MEFVNNIKNGLRNGLKISTKIIVYMLPFYVIVDVLEQSGYLSKISLVFKPIMGVLGLPSEAAVAIISGMLLNLYPAIAAMAPLSLSVKEITIIGLFLGISHNLVIETIILSRSGVKAYSVVILRIATACVAAMGVNILWT, encoded by the coding sequence ATGGAATTTGTAAACAACATAAAAAACGGCCTGAGAAACGGTCTGAAAATAAGTACAAAGATTATTGTTTACATGTTGCCCTTTTACGTTATCGTGGATGTTCTGGAGCAAAGCGGGTATCTGAGCAAAATCAGCCTTGTTTTTAAGCCAATAATGGGAGTACTGGGGCTTCCCAGCGAGGCTGCCGTTGCAATTATATCCGGAATGCTGCTTAACCTGTATCCGGCAATTGCCGCCATGGCTCCGCTTTCACTCTCTGTAAAAGAAATCACAATAATAGGACTATTTCTGGGAATCTCGCATAATCTTGTTATAGAGACGATAATTCTCAGCCGATCGGGTGTCAAAGCTTATTCCGTAGTAATCCTGAGAATTGCGACAGCCTGCGTAGCCGCCATGGGAGTAAATATTTTATGGACTTAA
- the rlmB gene encoding 23S rRNA (guanosine(2251)-2'-O)-methyltransferase RlmB yields MIVYGKNPFWEALKTGNIRKAYIKETKETDEYKNILKKKKIPFDVLKNTEFNEKFGFEAQGVAFESNLKFKDEYEIDTDVSSLKIAVLDHIQDPQNFGAVIRAGHCFGINHFVVAKNNQVNITPTVVKASAGSIFHVNLYMAVNIARFLERLIKENFFVYAADVNASLALKNVSFAEKSIVILGSEGKGIRPNVLKRADERFYIPMYGKIDSLNVSQSATIVFYHMHYF; encoded by the coding sequence GTGATTGTTTACGGTAAGAATCCTTTTTGGGAAGCTTTGAAAACGGGCAATATACGTAAAGCATATATAAAGGAGACTAAGGAGACTGATGAGTATAAAAATATTCTGAAAAAAAAGAAAATTCCCTTTGATGTGTTAAAAAACACTGAATTCAATGAAAAATTCGGTTTTGAAGCACAAGGGGTGGCTTTTGAATCAAACCTGAAATTTAAAGATGAGTATGAGATAGATACCGACGTTTCTTCACTTAAAATAGCCGTCCTGGATCATATTCAGGATCCTCAGAATTTCGGGGCTGTTATTCGTGCAGGGCATTGTTTTGGAATAAATCATTTTGTTGTTGCAAAAAATAACCAGGTGAATATTACACCGACAGTGGTTAAAGCAAGTGCAGGCAGCATCTTCCATGTAAATTTATATATGGCTGTTAATATTGCCCGGTTTTTGGAAAGGCTTATAAAAGAAAATTTTTTTGTATATGCTGCCGATGTCAATGCTTCCCTTGCATTAAAGAATGTGAGTTTTGCTGAAAAATCCATTGTGATTTTAGGCTCAGAAGGCAAAGGGATCAGGCCTAATGTTTTAAAAAGGGCTGATGAAAGATTTTACATTCCCATGTACGGCAAAATTGATTCTCTCAATGTTTCCCAGAGTGCAACTATTGTTTTTTACCATATGCACTATTTCTAA
- a CDS encoding cation-translocating P-type ATPase, which translates to MKAFLLSKEDTIKKLNSSVKGLSSSEAEKRLESYGLNKLPEEKRVNILKIFLTQFKSPLIYVLLLAAVVSIVIGHMTDAVFIFAVLMINALIGTFQEFSAWKKSTALKDKVKTVCQVLRDGSKITVESENITLGDIVFLESGSKVPADIRLIEERKLKVDESLLTGESVEVEKDPETVYHDESIPVADRKNMLFAGSYVAAGRATGVVSDIGENTEVGKIAALLASSESGKSPLITRMEKFSLHLVYIILGVVLLFAVIGMIRGMGLTDLFFFSVALAVAAIPEGLPVAISIALTAGGIAMSKRNVIIRKLASIESLGSCTLIASDKTGTLTKNELTVKHFINPRGENLNWDEIPIQAKQAFYFCNEASAVINDGWEFFGDQVDVALLKFIRENDEKYLQKLYGCRKIDEIPYEPVNGFAAASTEIDKEIYHFAKGSAENILEFCSLNNEDKTSIIHEVDSWAAKGYRTIAFACKKSSADGVDLEKMTFLGFVAIIDPLREGVKEAIQDAFKAGIKVIMITGDHPATAYTIAEELGIVSDFDEVINGYDLAKIEDFEEKKRIVLDKKVFARISPEQKKELVSIFEDAGHFIAVTGDGVNDAPALKYANVGVSMGKSGTDVARESSDVVITDDHFQSIVNGIEEGRIAYDNIRKIIFLLISTGAAEIILVTFSVVFNTPMSLTPLQILWLNLVTNGVQDVALALEKGEPGVLNRKPRSPDEGIFDSIMIRRVLMSGLYMGLVAFGAFYFFYETFAQEKMKTFEVNIFYLYYYDIM; encoded by the coding sequence ATGAAGGCATTTTTGCTTTCTAAAGAAGATACTATAAAAAAGCTTAACTCTTCAGTGAAAGGGCTCAGTTCCTCAGAAGCTGAGAAAAGATTGGAGAGTTACGGGTTGAACAAACTGCCTGAAGAAAAAAGAGTGAATATCCTAAAGATATTCCTCACTCAGTTTAAAAGCCCGTTGATTTATGTTCTACTTCTGGCCGCTGTTGTCAGCATTGTGATAGGTCATATGACCGATGCTGTTTTTATATTTGCCGTTCTTATGATAAATGCCCTGATCGGTACGTTTCAGGAGTTTAGTGCCTGGAAAAAATCCACTGCTCTTAAAGACAAAGTAAAGACAGTCTGTCAGGTGTTAAGAGACGGGAGTAAGATTACCGTTGAAAGCGAAAACATAACGCTGGGTGATATTGTCTTTTTGGAATCGGGCTCTAAAGTTCCCGCTGATATCAGACTGATTGAGGAAAGGAAGCTGAAAGTTGATGAATCGCTGCTTACCGGTGAAAGTGTCGAAGTGGAAAAAGATCCTGAAACTGTTTACCATGATGAGTCTATTCCTGTTGCCGACAGGAAAAATATGCTTTTTGCCGGCTCTTATGTGGCTGCTGGCAGAGCCACAGGAGTTGTCAGTGATATAGGCGAGAACACGGAAGTTGGTAAGATTGCCGCCCTGCTGGCATCTTCGGAAAGCGGTAAATCACCGTTGATTACCCGGATGGAAAAATTCTCGCTTCATCTTGTGTATATTATTCTGGGTGTAGTTCTTCTTTTCGCTGTTATCGGTATGATTCGGGGTATGGGGCTGACTGATCTGTTTTTCTTTTCCGTGGCTCTTGCAGTAGCAGCTATTCCTGAAGGACTTCCTGTTGCCATCTCAATAGCTTTGACGGCGGGCGGTATTGCTATGAGCAAGCGCAATGTTATTATCCGCAAACTGGCTTCTATAGAAAGCCTGGGCTCATGTACACTGATAGCAAGCGATAAAACAGGAACATTGACGAAAAATGAGCTTACCGTCAAACATTTTATTAATCCCCGGGGTGAGAATCTTAATTGGGATGAAATTCCGATTCAGGCAAAACAGGCCTTTTATTTCTGCAATGAAGCTTCCGCAGTCATTAATGATGGATGGGAATTTTTTGGTGATCAGGTTGATGTGGCTTTGCTGAAGTTTATCAGGGAAAATGATGAGAAATATCTTCAAAAGCTTTACGGGTGCAGGAAGATTGATGAAATCCCTTATGAACCTGTTAACGGTTTTGCTGCAGCATCTACGGAAATTGATAAAGAAATATACCATTTTGCCAAAGGGTCTGCAGAAAATATTCTCGAATTTTGCTCTTTGAATAATGAGGACAAAACAAGCATTATTCATGAAGTGGATTCGTGGGCTGCTAAAGGCTACAGGACGATTGCTTTTGCCTGCAAAAAAAGCTCAGCAGACGGTGTAGACCTGGAGAAAATGACATTCTTGGGGTTTGTTGCAATAATCGATCCGCTGAGAGAGGGAGTGAAAGAAGCCATACAGGACGCTTTTAAGGCAGGAATCAAGGTGATTATGATTACAGGGGATCATCCGGCTACTGCTTATACTATTGCAGAAGAACTGGGGATTGTTTCTGATTTTGATGAAGTGATTAACGGTTATGATTTAGCCAAAATAGAGGATTTCGAAGAGAAAAAACGTATAGTTTTAGATAAAAAAGTTTTTGCCAGGATAAGTCCGGAGCAGAAGAAAGAGCTTGTATCAATATTCGAAGATGCCGGGCATTTCATTGCTGTAACCGGAGACGGCGTAAACGATGCCCCTGCTCTGAAATATGCCAATGTCGGTGTCAGTATGGGCAAAAGCGGGACTGATGTGGCCAGGGAGTCATCGGATGTTGTTATTACTGATGATCATTTTCAGTCCATTGTAAACGGAATAGAAGAGGGCAGGATAGCATATGATAATATAAGAAAGATTATTTTTCTTCTTATATCAACGGGTGCTGCTGAGATAATACTGGTTACATTTTCCGTTGTGTTTAATACCCCAATGTCCCTTACCCCGCTTCAAATACTATGGCTTAATCTGGTAACCAACGGAGTGCAGGACGTTGCACTTGCCCTTGAAAAGGGTGAGCCAGGCGTTCTTAATCGTAAACCCCGCTCGCCTGATGAAGGAATTTTTGATTCAATTATGATCAGAAGGGTTTTGATGTCCGGATTGTACATGGGGCTGGTAGCATTCGGGGCGTTTTATTTCTTTTATGAAACCTTTGCACAAGAAAAAATGAAAACATTTGAAGTTAATATATTTTATCTTTACTATTATGATATTATGTGA